A genomic stretch from Sulfurihydrogenibium azorense Az-Fu1 includes:
- the bioA gene encoding adenosylmethionine--8-amino-7-oxononanoate transaminase encodes MEKKDLIKWDKEYFWHPFTQMKVYREEDNVIVERGEGNYIYDIFGNKYLDGVASLWCNVHGHNHPKLNKAICDQVSKISHFTTLGASNVPAILLAKKLVEITPKNLNKVFYSEDGSEAMEIAIKIAYHYWHNKGYKEKTKFITLSEAYHGDTIGSVSVGGINIFHEKYKPLLFDVYKLPSPYLKALEIAGREKALEYETTKKLVEEVEEFVFKHHQTIAGFVLEAGVQGAAGILPFPKGYLKEVERICREYNVLMIVDEVATGFGRTGEMFACIKEGVNPDIMALGKGITGGYLPLAATLTTDEVFEAFLGEFGEAKHFYHGHTYTGNPIACNVALANIDLFEEEKTLENVRKNIDILEKRLLEFLELNHVIDVRNYGLMAGVELIKDKKTKQPYPYGERTGFKVAKAMLKRGIWVRPLGDVMVIMPPLSIKEEELNYFLDSLKESIMEVCGD; translated from the coding sequence ATGGAAAAAAAAGATTTAATTAAATGGGACAAAGAGTATTTCTGGCACCCTTTTACCCAGATGAAAGTTTATAGAGAAGAAGATAACGTGATAGTTGAAAGAGGAGAAGGAAACTATATTTACGACATATTTGGTAATAAATATTTAGACGGTGTAGCATCTTTGTGGTGTAATGTTCATGGTCATAACCATCCAAAATTAAATAAAGCAATCTGTGACCAAGTCAGTAAAATATCCCACTTTACAACTTTAGGAGCTTCTAACGTTCCAGCTATACTCCTTGCAAAAAAACTTGTAGAGATAACACCTAAAAATCTAAACAAAGTCTTTTACAGTGAAGATGGTTCGGAAGCTATGGAAATTGCTATAAAAATTGCATACCACTACTGGCACAACAAAGGCTATAAAGAGAAAACAAAGTTTATAACATTAAGCGAAGCCTACCACGGAGATACTATAGGAAGTGTAAGTGTTGGAGGAATAAATATATTTCATGAAAAGTATAAACCTCTTTTATTTGATGTTTACAAACTTCCATCACCTTATCTAAAGGCTTTAGAGATAGCAGGTAGAGAGAAAGCTCTTGAGTATGAAACTACAAAAAAACTTGTTGAAGAAGTAGAAGAGTTTGTTTTTAAACATCATCAAACGATAGCAGGGTTTGTGTTAGAAGCTGGCGTTCAAGGAGCTGCTGGAATACTTCCTTTCCCAAAAGGATACTTGAAAGAAGTTGAAAGGATATGTAGAGAGTATAACGTTTTAATGATAGTAGACGAAGTTGCTACCGGATTTGGAAGAACGGGAGAGATGTTTGCTTGTATAAAAGAAGGTGTAAATCCAGATATAATGGCTTTAGGTAAAGGGATAACAGGGGGTTATCTACCTTTAGCTGCAACGTTAACAACAGATGAGGTATTTGAAGCATTTTTAGGAGAGTTTGGAGAAGCAAAACATTTTTACCACGGACACACTTACACAGGAAACCCTATAGCGTGTAACGTTGCCCTTGCAAATATAGACCTATTTGAAGAAGAAAAAACCCTTGAAAATGTTAGAAAAAATATAGATATTTTAGAAAAGCGATTACTCGAATTTTTAGAGTTAAACCACGTTATAGACGTTAGAAATTACGGTTTAATGGCAGGAGTAGAGCTTATTAAAGATAAGAAGACAAAACAACCTTACCCATACGGAGAAAGAACTGGTTTTAAAGTTGCAAAAGCAATGCTTAAGAGAGGTATATGGGTTAGACCCCTTGGAGATGTAATGGTTATCATGCCACCACTTTCAATAAAGGAAGAAGAGTTAAATTACTTTTTAGACTCACTAAAAGAAAGTATAATGGAAGTATGTGGAGATTAA